From Parasteatoda tepidariorum isolate YZ-2023 chromosome 1, CAS_Ptep_4.0, whole genome shotgun sequence, one genomic window encodes:
- the LOC107457240 gene encoding atrial natriuretic peptide receptor 3, with translation MLVKFLIVLLFLGISDGLRRNSCSQNYADPTKIIVVLLLPKDNLYLASYYKVAPAIKWAIDRIREKGVLPGLELVLMERDTACDPAKGTWEAMRAFIEYPLNLFLGPSCDYVAAPVARLLKFIHIPMITAGALAYDFGIEDRRNNESEYHMLVRTGWSFYGMSHAIQKFFEKFKWRKMAFLYQIDGRPEVIKDHYCYLAIQAVYDTLFLEKNCTIKQHKLMPDMKKEHLLDIVKREVGTEYASK, from the coding sequence atgttagttaaatttttaatagtgctGCTTTTCTTGGGAATAAGTGATGGTTTACGCCGCAATTCTTGCAGTCAAAACTATGCTGATCCAACAAAGATCATTGTTGTCCTTCTTCTACCCAAAGACAACTTATACTTGGCATCTTACTACAAAGTGGCTCCAGCAATTAAGTGGGCAATTGACCGAATCCGAGAAAAAGGCGTATTGCCAGGTTTAGAGCTTGTTTTAATGGAAAGAGACACCGCTTGCGATCCGGCTAAAGGTACATGGGAAGCAATGAGAGCCTTTATTGAATATCCACTGAATTTATTCTTGGGACCTTCATGTGATTACGTTGCAGCTCCAGTAGCAAGACTGTTGAAGTTCATACACATACCAATGATAACAGCTGGTGCTTTAGCGTATGATTTCGGCATAGAAGATCGAAGAAACAATGAATCAGAGTATCATATGTTAGTACGGACAGGCTGGTCTTTTTATGGAATGTCTcatgcaattcaaaaattttttgagaaatttaagtGGCGAAAAATGGCGTTTTTGTATCAAATAGATGGAAGGCCTGAAGTGATAAAAGATCATTATTGCTACTTGGCAATACAGGCTGTTTATGATACTttgtttttagagaaaaattgcACTATAAAACAACATAAACTTATGCCAGACATGAAGAAAGAGCATTTATTGGATATAGTTAAAAGAGAAGTTGGCACAGAATATGCgagtaagtaa